A stretch of the Thalassotalea euphylliae genome encodes the following:
- a CDS encoding alpha/beta fold hydrolase encodes MSLLNFQIRGEGQPLVLIHGLFGSLDNLGMVAKPMAEDYQVISIDVCNHGSSFHRNDMNYPTLAQDVISVLDHLNVKQADFLGHSMGGKIAMQIALSFSHYVKSLIVADIAPIAYPAHHQEIINGLQQVELQIVNQQITSRKQADELLSHYVETPSVRQFLLRNLTTTDGQLHFKCHLQNIANCYPQIMQALDPNQSFSGDTLFIKGGASNYITAEHSEVIKPMFPNSRAKIIAGAGHWLHAEKTVAFNKIVKDFLNR; translated from the coding sequence ATGTCATTGTTAAATTTTCAGATCCGCGGCGAAGGCCAACCGTTAGTATTAATCCATGGACTGTTCGGTAGTCTCGACAACTTGGGAATGGTTGCAAAGCCTATGGCTGAAGATTATCAGGTCATCAGCATTGATGTGTGTAACCACGGTAGCTCATTTCATCGCAACGACATGAACTACCCAACACTTGCCCAAGACGTTATTTCGGTACTCGATCACCTGAATGTTAAACAGGCAGATTTTCTTGGGCACTCTATGGGCGGTAAAATTGCGATGCAAATCGCCTTGTCGTTTAGTCATTATGTTAAAAGCTTGATTGTCGCCGACATTGCGCCAATTGCCTACCCTGCGCACCACCAAGAAATCATCAACGGCTTGCAGCAAGTAGAGCTTCAGATCGTGAATCAACAAATAACATCGCGTAAGCAAGCCGACGAATTACTTAGTCACTATGTTGAAACGCCAAGTGTACGTCAGTTCTTACTGCGCAATCTAACCACTACCGATGGCCAATTGCACTTTAAGTGCCATTTACAAAACATCGCCAACTGTTACCCGCAAATTATGCAAGCGCTTGATCCAAATCAATCTTTTAGTGGAGACACCTTGTTTATTAAAGGTGGTGCCTCTAATTATATAACCGCTGAACATAGTGAGGTGATTAAACCCATGTTCCCCAACAGCCGCGCCAAAATTATTGCGGGTGCTGGCCACTGGCTTCACGCCGAAAAAACGGTTGCGTTTAATAAGATTGTTAAAGATTTTTTAAACAGATAA
- a CDS encoding DUF2788 domain-containing protein — translation MLAEHFELIETIGLNLFFAFIFIFIGLSINDVMKKNDVPKMGQFVVYFVLFLGCAGFIAKGIIQFVWESQGVG, via the coding sequence ATGTTAGCAGAGCATTTCGAATTAATAGAGACGATTGGTCTCAATTTATTTTTTGCTTTTATATTTATTTTCATAGGCTTATCGATAAACGATGTTATGAAAAAAAATGATGTCCCCAAAATGGGACAATTCGTTGTCTATTTCGTATTGTTTTTAGGTTGTGCTGGTTTTATTGCCAAAGGCATTATTCAATTTGTCTGGGAAAGTCAGGGCGTTGGCTAA
- the ybfE gene encoding LexA regulated protein — translation MAKEAADLTTIDLFSDEKRPGRPKTNPHPRSVQIKINKRNQVKRDKNKGLKRVEFKIHQSLFDQLDALAKDQGISRSELIESMLVDSLAKQS, via the coding sequence ATGGCAAAAGAAGCAGCAGATTTAACCACTATTGATTTATTTAGTGATGAGAAGCGTCCGGGGCGACCAAAAACGAACCCTCATCCGCGCAGCGTACAAATAAAAATCAACAAGCGAAATCAGGTCAAACGAGATAAAAATAAAGGTTTAAAACGGGTTGAATTTAAAATTCATCAAAGTTTATTCGACCAGTTAGATGCGCTAGCGAAAGATCAAGGGATCAGTCGTAGCGAGCTGATTGAAAGCATGCTCGTTGACTCGCTAGCCAAGCAAAGTTAA
- the fldA gene encoding flavodoxin FldA, which yields MAIVGLFFGSDTGNTEAVSKMIQKKLGKKMVEVKDIAKSTKEEIAEFDLLILGIPTWYYGENQCDWDDFLPDLEEVDFNDKLVAIFGLGDQEDYAEYFCDAMLPLKEIAESKGAILVGQWPTEGYEFEASKALVDDNNFIGLCIDEDRQPELTEERVDKWVNQIYDEMCLAELAD from the coding sequence ATGGCAATTGTAGGTTTATTTTTCGGCAGCGATACAGGTAACACTGAAGCCGTTAGTAAAATGATCCAGAAAAAACTGGGTAAGAAAATGGTCGAAGTCAAAGACATCGCCAAAAGTACCAAAGAAGAAATCGCTGAGTTTGATTTGCTTATTCTAGGTATTCCTACTTGGTACTACGGTGAAAACCAATGTGACTGGGACGATTTCCTACCTGACTTAGAAGAAGTTGATTTCAACGACAAGCTAGTGGCAATTTTCGGTTTAGGTGACCAAGAAGATTACGCAGAATACTTCTGTGACGCGATGTTACCATTAAAAGAAATTGCTGAATCTAAAGGTGCTATTTTAGTGGGTCAATGGCCAACTGAAGGTTATGAATTTGAAGCATCTAAAGCGCTTGTTGACGACAATAACTTTATCGGTTTATGTATCGATGAAGACCGCCAACCAGAGCTAACTGAAGAGCGTGTTGATAAGTGGGTTAACCAAATCTACGACGAAATGTGCTTAGCAGAACTTGCTGACTAA